One Perca flavescens isolate YP-PL-M2 chromosome 14, PFLA_1.0, whole genome shotgun sequence genomic window carries:
- the stm gene encoding protein starmaker isoform X4 has translation MLQRCVLLLLVAIAAVSLAAPVPEGTTTDDRSAPLLDHINNDATESPRSDGQTQATAPVSPETEDVADSGASDEDSAAATQALDVADSSASDEDSAATIQAQDPEDDSAKSDDNSDEKLITDSDSETDSDSDSKTETDDEEDLLKPNDSISKDDDSQEVEGDDIRSEEQAEEKEVKEEGHNSEAKTDSEDESNGKTDSDSDEGSDTKTDAKTDSDEGSDTKTDANTETDSDNDSDEGSDSLVDDDSDAKTDSDEVSDAKTDAKTDSDEGSDNKADAKTDSDEGSDAKTDSDEGSDAKTDAKTDSDEGSDAKTDAKTDSDEGSDAKTDAKTDSDEGSDTKTDAKTDSDEGSDAKTDAKTDSDEGSDTKTDANTETDSDNDSDEGSDSLVDDDSDAKTDSGEKSDAKTGSDSLVDDDSDAKTDSGEKSDAKTGSDSLVDDDSDAKTDSGEKSDAKTGSDSLVDDDSDAKTDSGEESDAKTGSDSLVDDDSDAKTDSGEESDAKTGSDSLVDDDSDAKTDSGEESDAKTGSDSLVDDDSDAKTDSGEESDAKTGSDSLVDDDSDAKIDSDDQTDAEVDVVKPDDSISQNTNSQMEGGRSRE, from the exons ATGCTCCAACG gtgTGTTTTGTTGCTGCTAGTTGCCATCGCAGCAGTTTCTCTCGCAGCTCCAGTCCCAG AGGGAACAACAACTGACG ATAGAAGTGCACCGCTGCTGGATCACATAAACaacg ATGCTACTGAGAGCCCAAGATCTGATGGACAGACTCAag CTACTGCTCCTGTGAGCCCAGAGACTGAAG ATGTTGCTGACAGCGGCGCCTCTGATGAAG aTTCAGCTGCAGCAACTCAAGCACTAG ATGTGGCTGACAGCAGTGCCTCTGATGAAG atTCAGCTGCAACAATTCAAGCACAAG ATCCCGAGGACGATTCTGCTAAAAGTGACGACAACAGTGACGAGAAGTTGATCACTGACTCTGACTCTGAGACGGACTCTGACTCTGACTCTAAGACAGAGACTGACGATGAGGAAGACTTACTTAAACCTAATGATAGCATCAGCAAGGATGATGACAGCCAGGAGGTGGAGGGGGATGACATAAGGAGTGAGGAACAAGCAGAGGAGAAGGAAGTGAAGGAAGAGGGACATAACTCTGAGGCTAAGACTGATTCTGAGGATGAGTCTAATGGTAagactgattctgattctgatgaagGGTCTGACACTAAAACTGATGCTAAGACTGATTCTGATGAAGGGTCTGACACTAAGACTGATGCTAATACTGAGACTGATTCTGACAATGATTCTGATGAAGGGTCTGACTCTCTGGTTGACGATGATTCTGACGCTAAGACTGATTCTGATGAAGT GTCTGATGCTAAGACTGATGCTAAGACTGATTCTGATGAAGGGTCTGACAACAAGGCTGATGCTAAGACTGATTCTGATGAAGGGTCTGATGCTAAGACTGATTCTGATGAAGGGTCTGATGCTAAGACTGATGCTAAGACTGATTCTGATGAAGGGTCTGATGCTAAGACTGATGCTAAGACTGATTCTGATGAAGGGTCTGATGCTAAGACTGATGCTAAGACTGATTCTGATGAAGGGTCTGACACTAAGACTGATGCTAAGACTGATTCTGATGAAGGGTCTGATGCTAAGACTGATGCTAAGACGGATTCTGATGAAGGGTCTGACACTAAGACTGATGCTAATACTGAGACTGATTCTGACAATGATTCTGATGAAGGGTCTGACTCTCTGGTTGACGATGATTCTGACGCTAAGACTGATTCTGGGGAAAAGTCTGATGCTAAGACAGGGTCTGACTCTCTGGTTGACGATGATTCTGACGCTAAGACTGATTCTGGGGAAAAGTCTGATGCTAAGACAGGGTCTGACTCTCTGGTTGACGATGATTCTGATGCTAAGACTGATTCTGGGGAAAAGTCTGATGCTAAGACAGGGTCTGACTCTCTGGTTGACGATGATTCTGACGCTAAGACTGATTCTGGGGAAGAGTCTGATGCTAAGACAGGGTCTGACTCTCTGGTTGATGATGATTCTGATGCTAAGACTGATTCTGGGGAAGAGTCTGACGCTAAGACAGGGTCTGACTCTCTGGTTGACGATGATTCTGACGCTAAGACTGATTCTGGGGAAGAGTCTGACGCTAAGACAGGGTCTGACTCTCTGGTTGATGATGATTCTGATGCTAAGACTGATTCTGGGGAAGAGTCTGATGCTAAGACAGGGTCTGACTCTCTGGTTGACGATGATTCTGACGCTAAGATAGATTCTGACGATCAGACTGATGCTGAGGTTGATGTAGTAAAACCAGATGATAGCATCAGCCAGAACACTAACAGCCAGATGGAGGGGGGGCGAAGCAGGGAGTGA
- the stm gene encoding protein starmaker isoform X1, translated as MLQRCVLLLLVAIAAVSLAAPVPEGTTTDDRSAPLLDHINNDATESPRSDGQTQATAPVSPETEDVADSGASDEDSAAATQALDVADSSASDEDSAATIQAQDPEDDSAKSDDNSDEKLITDSDSETDSDSDSKTETDDEEDLLKPNDSISKDDDSQEVEGDDIRSEEQAEEKEVKEEGHNSEAKTDSEDESNGKTDSDSDEGSDTKTDAKTDSDEGSDTKTDANTETDSDNDSDEGSDSLVDDDSDAKTDSDEVSDAKTDAKTDSDEGSDAKTDAKTDSDEGSDNKADAKTDSDEGSDAKTDSDEGSDAKTDAKTDSDEGSDAKTDAKTDSDEGSDAKTDAKTDSDEGSDTKTDAKTDSDEGSDAKTDAKTDSDEGSDTKTDANTETDSDNDSDEGSDSLVDDDSDAKTDSGEKSDAKTGSDSLVDDDSDAKTDSGEKSDAKTGSDSLVDDDSDAKTDSGEKSDAKTGSDSLVDDDSDAKTDSGEESDAKTGSDSLVDDDSDAKTDSGEESDAKTGSDSLVDDDSDAKTDSGEESDAKTGSDSLVDDDSDAKTDSGEESDAKTGSDSLVDDDSDAKIDSDDQTDAEVDVVKPDDSISQNTNSQMEGGRSRE; from the exons ATGCTCCAACG gtgTGTTTTGTTGCTGCTAGTTGCCATCGCAGCAGTTTCTCTCGCAGCTCCAGTCCCAG AGGGAACAACAACTGACG ATAGAAGTGCACCGCTGCTGGATCACATAAACaacg ATGCTACTGAGAGCCCAAGATCTGATGGACAGACTCAag CTACTGCTCCTGTGAGCCCAGAGACTGAAG ATGTTGCTGACAGCGGCGCCTCTGATGAAG aTTCAGCTGCAGCAACTCAAGCACTAG ATGTGGCTGACAGCAGTGCCTCTGATGAAG atTCAGCTGCAACAATTCAAGCACAAG ATCCCGAGGACGATTCTGCTAAAAGTGACGACAACAGTGACGAGAAGTTGATCACTGACTCTGACTCTGAGACGGACTCTGACTCTGACTCTAAGACAGAGACTGACGATGAGGAAGACTTACTTAAACCTAATGATAGCATCAGCAAGGATGATGACAGCCAGGAGGTGGAGGGGGATGACATAAGGAGTGAGGAACAAGCAGAGGAGAAGGAAGTGAAGGAAGAGGGACATAACTCTGAGGCTAAGACTGATTCTGAGGATGAGTCTAATGGTAagactgattctgattctgatgaagGGTCTGACACTAAAACTGATGCTAAGACTGATTCTGATGAAGGGTCTGACACTAAGACTGATGCTAATACTGAGACTGATTCTGACAATGATTCTGATGAAGGGTCTGACTCTCTGGTTGACGATGATTCTGACGCTAAGACTGATTCTGATGAAGTGTCTGATGCTAAGACTGATGCTAAGACTGATTCTGATGAAGGGTCTGATGCTAAGACTGATGCTAAGACTGATTCTGATGAAGGGTCTGACAACAAGGCTGATGCTAAGACTGATTCTGATGAAGGGTCTGATGCTAAGACTGATTCTGATGAAGGGTCTGATGCTAAGACTGATGCTAAGACTGATTCTGATGAAGGGTCTGATGCTAAGACTGATGCTAAGACTGATTCTGATGAAGGGTCTGATGCTAAGACTGATGCTAAGACTGATTCTGATGAAGGGTCTGACACTAAGACTGATGCTAAGACTGATTCTGATGAAGGGTCTGATGCTAAGACTGATGCTAAGACGGATTCTGATGAAGGGTCTGACACTAAGACTGATGCTAATACTGAGACTGATTCTGACAATGATTCTGATGAAGGGTCTGACTCTCTGGTTGACGATGATTCTGACGCTAAGACTGATTCTGGGGAAAAGTCTGATGCTAAGACAGGGTCTGACTCTCTGGTTGACGATGATTCTGACGCTAAGACTGATTCTGGGGAAAAGTCTGATGCTAAGACAGGGTCTGACTCTCTGGTTGACGATGATTCTGATGCTAAGACTGATTCTGGGGAAAAGTCTGATGCTAAGACAGGGTCTGACTCTCTGGTTGACGATGATTCTGACGCTAAGACTGATTCTGGGGAAGAGTCTGATGCTAAGACAGGGTCTGACTCTCTGGTTGATGATGATTCTGATGCTAAGACTGATTCTGGGGAAGAGTCTGACGCTAAGACAGGGTCTGACTCTCTGGTTGACGATGATTCTGACGCTAAGACTGATTCTGGGGAAGAGTCTGACGCTAAGACAGGGTCTGACTCTCTGGTTGATGATGATTCTGATGCTAAGACTGATTCTGGGGAAGAGTCTGATGCTAAGACAGGGTCTGACTCTCTGGTTGACGATGATTCTGACGCTAAGATAGATTCTGACGATCAGACTGATGCTGAGGTTGATGTAGTAAAACCAGATGATAGCATCAGCCAGAACACTAACAGCCAGATGGAGGGGGGGCGAAGCAGGGAGTGA
- the stm gene encoding protein starmaker isoform X2 has protein sequence MLQRCVLLLLVAIAAVSLAAPVPDRSAPLLDHINNDATESPRSDGQTQATAPVSPETEDVADSGASDEDSAAATQALDVADSSASDEDSAATIQAQDPEDDSAKSDDNSDEKLITDSDSETDSDSDSKTETDDEEDLLKPNDSISKDDDSQEVEGDDIRSEEQAEEKEVKEEGHNSEAKTDSEDESNGKTDSDSDEGSDTKTDAKTDSDEGSDTKTDANTETDSDNDSDEGSDSLVDDDSDAKTDSDEVSDAKTDAKTDSDEGSDAKTDAKTDSDEGSDNKADAKTDSDEGSDAKTDSDEGSDAKTDAKTDSDEGSDAKTDAKTDSDEGSDAKTDAKTDSDEGSDTKTDAKTDSDEGSDAKTDAKTDSDEGSDTKTDANTETDSDNDSDEGSDSLVDDDSDAKTDSGEKSDAKTGSDSLVDDDSDAKTDSGEKSDAKTGSDSLVDDDSDAKTDSGEKSDAKTGSDSLVDDDSDAKTDSGEESDAKTGSDSLVDDDSDAKTDSGEESDAKTGSDSLVDDDSDAKTDSGEESDAKTGSDSLVDDDSDAKTDSGEESDAKTGSDSLVDDDSDAKIDSDDQTDAEVDVVKPDDSISQNTNSQMEGGRSRE, from the exons ATGCTCCAACG gtgTGTTTTGTTGCTGCTAGTTGCCATCGCAGCAGTTTCTCTCGCAGCTCCAGTCCCAG ATAGAAGTGCACCGCTGCTGGATCACATAAACaacg ATGCTACTGAGAGCCCAAGATCTGATGGACAGACTCAag CTACTGCTCCTGTGAGCCCAGAGACTGAAG ATGTTGCTGACAGCGGCGCCTCTGATGAAG aTTCAGCTGCAGCAACTCAAGCACTAG ATGTGGCTGACAGCAGTGCCTCTGATGAAG atTCAGCTGCAACAATTCAAGCACAAG ATCCCGAGGACGATTCTGCTAAAAGTGACGACAACAGTGACGAGAAGTTGATCACTGACTCTGACTCTGAGACGGACTCTGACTCTGACTCTAAGACAGAGACTGACGATGAGGAAGACTTACTTAAACCTAATGATAGCATCAGCAAGGATGATGACAGCCAGGAGGTGGAGGGGGATGACATAAGGAGTGAGGAACAAGCAGAGGAGAAGGAAGTGAAGGAAGAGGGACATAACTCTGAGGCTAAGACTGATTCTGAGGATGAGTCTAATGGTAagactgattctgattctgatgaagGGTCTGACACTAAAACTGATGCTAAGACTGATTCTGATGAAGGGTCTGACACTAAGACTGATGCTAATACTGAGACTGATTCTGACAATGATTCTGATGAAGGGTCTGACTCTCTGGTTGACGATGATTCTGACGCTAAGACTGATTCTGATGAAGTGTCTGATGCTAAGACTGATGCTAAGACTGATTCTGATGAAGGGTCTGATGCTAAGACTGATGCTAAGACTGATTCTGATGAAGGGTCTGACAACAAGGCTGATGCTAAGACTGATTCTGATGAAGGGTCTGATGCTAAGACTGATTCTGATGAAGGGTCTGATGCTAAGACTGATGCTAAGACTGATTCTGATGAAGGGTCTGATGCTAAGACTGATGCTAAGACTGATTCTGATGAAGGGTCTGATGCTAAGACTGATGCTAAGACTGATTCTGATGAAGGGTCTGACACTAAGACTGATGCTAAGACTGATTCTGATGAAGGGTCTGATGCTAAGACTGATGCTAAGACGGATTCTGATGAAGGGTCTGACACTAAGACTGATGCTAATACTGAGACTGATTCTGACAATGATTCTGATGAAGGGTCTGACTCTCTGGTTGACGATGATTCTGACGCTAAGACTGATTCTGGGGAAAAGTCTGATGCTAAGACAGGGTCTGACTCTCTGGTTGACGATGATTCTGACGCTAAGACTGATTCTGGGGAAAAGTCTGATGCTAAGACAGGGTCTGACTCTCTGGTTGACGATGATTCTGATGCTAAGACTGATTCTGGGGAAAAGTCTGATGCTAAGACAGGGTCTGACTCTCTGGTTGACGATGATTCTGACGCTAAGACTGATTCTGGGGAAGAGTCTGATGCTAAGACAGGGTCTGACTCTCTGGTTGATGATGATTCTGATGCTAAGACTGATTCTGGGGAAGAGTCTGACGCTAAGACAGGGTCTGACTCTCTGGTTGACGATGATTCTGACGCTAAGACTGATTCTGGGGAAGAGTCTGACGCTAAGACAGGGTCTGACTCTCTGGTTGATGATGATTCTGATGCTAAGACTGATTCTGGGGAAGAGTCTGATGCTAAGACAGGGTCTGACTCTCTGGTTGACGATGATTCTGACGCTAAGATAGATTCTGACGATCAGACTGATGCTGAGGTTGATGTAGTAAAACCAGATGATAGCATCAGCCAGAACACTAACAGCCAGATGGAGGGGGGGCGAAGCAGGGAGTGA
- the stm gene encoding protein starmaker isoform X3, with product MLQRCVLLLLVAIAAVSLAAPVPEGTTTDDRSAPLLDHINNDATESPRSDGQTQATAPVSPETEDVADSGASDEDVADSSASDEDSAATIQAQDPEDDSAKSDDNSDEKLITDSDSETDSDSDSKTETDDEEDLLKPNDSISKDDDSQEVEGDDIRSEEQAEEKEVKEEGHNSEAKTDSEDESNGKTDSDSDEGSDTKTDAKTDSDEGSDTKTDANTETDSDNDSDEGSDSLVDDDSDAKTDSDEVSDAKTDAKTDSDEGSDAKTDAKTDSDEGSDNKADAKTDSDEGSDAKTDSDEGSDAKTDAKTDSDEGSDAKTDAKTDSDEGSDAKTDAKTDSDEGSDTKTDAKTDSDEGSDAKTDAKTDSDEGSDTKTDANTETDSDNDSDEGSDSLVDDDSDAKTDSGEKSDAKTGSDSLVDDDSDAKTDSGEKSDAKTGSDSLVDDDSDAKTDSGEKSDAKTGSDSLVDDDSDAKTDSGEESDAKTGSDSLVDDDSDAKTDSGEESDAKTGSDSLVDDDSDAKTDSGEESDAKTGSDSLVDDDSDAKTDSGEESDAKTGSDSLVDDDSDAKIDSDDQTDAEVDVVKPDDSISQNTNSQMEGGRSRE from the exons ATGCTCCAACG gtgTGTTTTGTTGCTGCTAGTTGCCATCGCAGCAGTTTCTCTCGCAGCTCCAGTCCCAG AGGGAACAACAACTGACG ATAGAAGTGCACCGCTGCTGGATCACATAAACaacg ATGCTACTGAGAGCCCAAGATCTGATGGACAGACTCAag CTACTGCTCCTGTGAGCCCAGAGACTGAAG ATGTTGCTGACAGCGGCGCCTCTGATGAAG ATGTGGCTGACAGCAGTGCCTCTGATGAAG atTCAGCTGCAACAATTCAAGCACAAG ATCCCGAGGACGATTCTGCTAAAAGTGACGACAACAGTGACGAGAAGTTGATCACTGACTCTGACTCTGAGACGGACTCTGACTCTGACTCTAAGACAGAGACTGACGATGAGGAAGACTTACTTAAACCTAATGATAGCATCAGCAAGGATGATGACAGCCAGGAGGTGGAGGGGGATGACATAAGGAGTGAGGAACAAGCAGAGGAGAAGGAAGTGAAGGAAGAGGGACATAACTCTGAGGCTAAGACTGATTCTGAGGATGAGTCTAATGGTAagactgattctgattctgatgaagGGTCTGACACTAAAACTGATGCTAAGACTGATTCTGATGAAGGGTCTGACACTAAGACTGATGCTAATACTGAGACTGATTCTGACAATGATTCTGATGAAGGGTCTGACTCTCTGGTTGACGATGATTCTGACGCTAAGACTGATTCTGATGAAGTGTCTGATGCTAAGACTGATGCTAAGACTGATTCTGATGAAGGGTCTGATGCTAAGACTGATGCTAAGACTGATTCTGATGAAGGGTCTGACAACAAGGCTGATGCTAAGACTGATTCTGATGAAGGGTCTGATGCTAAGACTGATTCTGATGAAGGGTCTGATGCTAAGACTGATGCTAAGACTGATTCTGATGAAGGGTCTGATGCTAAGACTGATGCTAAGACTGATTCTGATGAAGGGTCTGATGCTAAGACTGATGCTAAGACTGATTCTGATGAAGGGTCTGACACTAAGACTGATGCTAAGACTGATTCTGATGAAGGGTCTGATGCTAAGACTGATGCTAAGACGGATTCTGATGAAGGGTCTGACACTAAGACTGATGCTAATACTGAGACTGATTCTGACAATGATTCTGATGAAGGGTCTGACTCTCTGGTTGACGATGATTCTGACGCTAAGACTGATTCTGGGGAAAAGTCTGATGCTAAGACAGGGTCTGACTCTCTGGTTGACGATGATTCTGACGCTAAGACTGATTCTGGGGAAAAGTCTGATGCTAAGACAGGGTCTGACTCTCTGGTTGACGATGATTCTGATGCTAAGACTGATTCTGGGGAAAAGTCTGATGCTAAGACAGGGTCTGACTCTCTGGTTGACGATGATTCTGACGCTAAGACTGATTCTGGGGAAGAGTCTGATGCTAAGACAGGGTCTGACTCTCTGGTTGATGATGATTCTGATGCTAAGACTGATTCTGGGGAAGAGTCTGACGCTAAGACAGGGTCTGACTCTCTGGTTGACGATGATTCTGACGCTAAGACTGATTCTGGGGAAGAGTCTGACGCTAAGACAGGGTCTGACTCTCTGGTTGATGATGATTCTGATGCTAAGACTGATTCTGGGGAAGAGTCTGATGCTAAGACAGGGTCTGACTCTCTGGTTGACGATGATTCTGACGCTAAGATAGATTCTGACGATCAGACTGATGCTGAGGTTGATGTAGTAAAACCAGATGATAGCATCAGCCAGAACACTAACAGCCAGATGGAGGGGGGGCGAAGCAGGGAGTGA